Proteins encoded within one genomic window of Acidovorax sp. 107:
- a CDS encoding site-specific integrase, translating into MLTDTALRNLKPKSLTYKASDRDGMYVTVSPTGTVTFRFDYRLNGRRETLTIGRYGPAGISLAMAREKLLDAKKAVAQGKSPAYEKQREKRRLTAAKNFGDMTAQWLAGARMADSTRAMRKSIVDRDILPAFQNRLLNEITADDLRALCGKVKGRGAPATAVHVRDIVKQVYAFAILHGEKVDNPAADVGAASIATFVPKDRALSPLEIRLMSRQMESVATYPTIRLALRMILLTLVRKSELIEATWDEVDFANATWTIPKQRMKGRNPHVVYLSRQALDILVALHTCAAGSKFVLPSRYDSDRCMSHATLNRVTQIVAQRAKAAGLPLEPFTVHDLRRTGSTLLNEIGFNRDWIEKCLAHEEGRSSRSIYNKAEYAEQRRHMLQEWASMVDAWIDGQTYVPKLMPDNVVVPVLSALA; encoded by the coding sequence ATGCTTACCGACACCGCACTGCGCAATTTGAAGCCTAAGTCCTTGACTTATAAGGCTTCTGACCGGGATGGGATGTACGTGACGGTATCGCCCACCGGTACCGTCACCTTCCGCTTCGATTACCGTCTCAACGGGCGCCGCGAGACCCTGACCATCGGCCGCTACGGACCGGCGGGGATTTCGCTGGCGATGGCCCGTGAAAAGCTGCTGGACGCGAAGAAGGCCGTCGCCCAGGGCAAGTCTCCGGCGTACGAGAAACAGCGCGAGAAGCGCCGCCTGACCGCCGCCAAGAACTTTGGCGACATGACAGCCCAATGGCTGGCCGGCGCCCGGATGGCCGACAGCACGCGAGCGATGCGCAAGAGCATCGTTGATCGGGACATCCTGCCGGCGTTCCAGAACCGCCTGCTCAACGAAATCACCGCCGATGACTTGCGCGCCTTGTGCGGCAAGGTGAAGGGGAGGGGCGCCCCGGCCACCGCGGTGCATGTCCGCGACATCGTGAAGCAGGTCTATGCCTTCGCCATCCTGCATGGGGAGAAGGTGGACAACCCCGCGGCCGACGTGGGCGCGGCCTCAATTGCGACCTTCGTACCCAAGGACCGTGCCTTGTCGCCGTTGGAGATCCGTTTGATGTCGCGGCAGATGGAGTCGGTGGCCACGTATCCAACCATCCGTCTGGCGCTGCGCATGATCCTGCTGACGCTCGTGCGCAAGAGCGAGCTGATCGAGGCCACCTGGGACGAGGTTGATTTCGCGAACGCGACCTGGACCATTCCGAAGCAGCGGATGAAGGGGCGCAATCCGCATGTGGTCTACCTGTCGCGCCAGGCGCTGGACATCCTGGTGGCACTGCACACCTGCGCGGCTGGCTCGAAATTCGTGCTGCCGTCCCGATACGACTCCGACCGTTGCATGTCTCACGCGACCCTCAACCGGGTCACTCAGATCGTGGCGCAGCGGGCCAAGGCCGCAGGCCTGCCTCTGGAGCCGTTCACCGTCCACGATCTGCGCCGCACGGGCTCGACGCTGCTCAACGAGATCGGGTTCAACCGCGACTGGATTGAGAAGTGCCTTGCGCACGAGGAGGGGCGTTCCTCGCGCTCGATCTACAACAAGGCCGAGTACGCCGAGCAGCGGCGCCACATGCTGCAGGAGTGGGCCAGCATGGTCGATGCCTGGATTGACGGGCAGACCTATGTGCCAAAACTGATGCCGGACAACGTCGTCGTGCCGGTGTTGAGTGCGTTGGCCTGA
- a CDS encoding AlpA family transcriptional regulator, translating into MEYTFTLKYQLADDDRDPDGLVERLGEAGCDDALVGIGQPGRLALEFTREADSADAAVRSALADVRCAAPSASLIEVAPDLVGLTDVADIVGVSRQNMRKLMLAHPGSFPTPVHEGTASIWHLADVLAWLQAKGNYSLAKDVLEVARAALQVNVAKEGRRLSRSASKELEALVG; encoded by the coding sequence ATGGAATACACCTTCACCTTGAAATACCAGCTCGCTGATGATGACCGTGACCCGGATGGGCTGGTCGAGCGCTTGGGCGAAGCTGGCTGCGACGATGCCCTGGTCGGCATCGGGCAGCCAGGGCGGCTCGCGCTGGAGTTCACTCGCGAGGCGGACAGTGCGGACGCGGCCGTGCGCAGCGCGCTGGCGGACGTGCGGTGTGCCGCACCGTCGGCCAGTCTGATCGAGGTCGCGCCGGATCTGGTTGGGCTGACCGATGTGGCCGACATCGTGGGCGTGTCGCGGCAGAACATGCGCAAGCTGATGCTGGCCCATCCCGGCAGCTTCCCGACGCCGGTGCATGAGGGCACTGCGTCGATCTGGCACTTGGCAGATGTGTTGGCCTGGCTGCAGGCCAAGGGCAACTACTCGCTGGCCAAGGACGTTCTGGAGGTGGCGCGCGCGGCCTTGCAGGTCAATGTGGCCAAGGAGGGGCGGCGCCTATCGCGCTCGGCTTCCAAGGAGTTGGAAGCTCTTGTTGGATGA